One stretch of Balneola sp. MJW-20 DNA includes these proteins:
- the mtgA gene encoding monofunctional biosynthetic peptidoglycan transglycosylase, which translates to MDSIDKIFSYHLTFKKSLKLVTGLIAGYSLWFCMLILFLKWFNPPFTAFTMQETWGDHPFDYYSLRDNWVPADEIPEHVKLAVIASEDQRFNQHWGIDAKAIKKAINENQQGGRIRGASTITQQVAKNLFLTPAQSYLRKGIEAGIAVVIDLFWSKERILEVYLNIAEFGPGMYGIATATDFYYQISPSELSPEQAARMATVLPSPRRIEPEPASAYVIKRSKWILRNMQQLSGRQYLPDTYEDALKLDSGIFDPSRLIGRVRLKDTLKLSHN; encoded by the coding sequence TTGGATTCTATAGATAAGATCTTTTCCTATCACTTAACATTTAAAAAGAGCCTGAAGCTTGTTACAGGTCTGATTGCAGGATACTCTCTGTGGTTCTGTATGCTGATCTTATTTTTAAAGTGGTTTAATCCACCTTTTACAGCTTTTACAATGCAGGAGACATGGGGAGATCATCCCTTTGATTATTACAGTCTCAGAGATAATTGGGTTCCTGCCGATGAAATTCCGGAGCACGTGAAGCTGGCCGTTATAGCCTCAGAAGATCAAAGATTTAATCAGCATTGGGGGATAGATGCCAAGGCAATTAAGAAAGCAATCAATGAGAATCAACAGGGAGGAAGAATACGTGGTGCAAGTACGATCACACAGCAGGTGGCTAAGAATTTATTTTTAACTCCTGCACAATCCTACCTGAGAAAGGGAATTGAAGCGGGAATAGCTGTAGTTATTGATCTCTTTTGGTCTAAAGAGAGGATACTCGAAGTATATCTGAATATTGCTGAATTTGGACCCGGTATGTACGGAATTGCCACCGCTACGGATTTTTATTATCAAATTTCGCCTTCTGAGCTTAGCCCTGAACAGGCGGCCCGAATGGCCACCGTCCTGCCAAGCCCCAGAAGAATTGAACCTGAGCCGGCATCGGCCTATGTAATCAAAAGAAGTAAGTGGATCCTGCGGAACATGCAGCAGCTTAGCGGGAGACAGTATCTACCGGATACATATGAAGATGCCTTAAAACTGGATTCCGGTATTTTTGATCCCTCCCGGCTTATTGGAAGAGTACGTCTGAAGGACACTCTTAAATTATCCCATAATTGA